A section of the Solea solea chromosome 17, fSolSol10.1, whole genome shotgun sequence genome encodes:
- the LOC131443280 gene encoding filamin-A-interacting protein 1-like has product MRSRNCTMDGPDHNGHIQPTNGFLKQEEEKEEEEEEENTPGLMKRKMRVQRQEKDGRTGTKKTPQRAGDSRRTPTPNLSKKELLHLLGIMEGEVQAREDVIGLLKSDRTRPETLEAHYGSAAPIKPLQALQRDGVLVHGGGSSSTDDVYEKPMAELERLEDKQKETYRRMLEQLLLAEKFHRRTITELDNEKRKHADFMNKSDDFTGLLEQERERLKRLLEQEKAYQARRDKDHSRRLEKVRAELVKLKSFALMLVDERQLHIEQIDQQSQKVQELTQKLQEREQRLAAVSDAAKEDGQKVLKLETELEHRAAKFAQEHEEMSTKLAYQESHSRQLRLKLAGLSNKIEELEENNRVLQKSDEDLQELREKISKGECGNSSLMAELEKLRKRVLEMEGKDEEITKTETQCRELRKKLQDEENHSRELRLEVDKLQKRMVELEKLEEAFSRSKGECSQLHTNLEREKRVVKDLAGELEKVKTRLKELESSESQFERTEMVLKDDLVKLKSFTVILVDERKNMAERLKQEEQKSDDTNKMLKTEQGKVTEVTEKLIDESKKLLKFKSEMEVKISALTKEKEELKTKLASEEEKCTALNSKLSGMKIRMDGLEESGGELQRKWANKNLDEDNKVKELTLEIERLKSRLKQLEVVEGDLMKTEDEYDLLEKKFRTEQDKANTLSKLLEEMKSQIARNKAIEKGEVQSPEAELRLRYKMEETKTRELRADVLALKEKIHELMNKEDQLSQLQVDYSVLQQRFMEEEEKRKSMTLEVACLTKELEATKCYSRALRPSMNGRRMVDVQVTSTAVQTDAIAGDFSEDETTAGFIRKSVLEENHLMSNLRQRGLKKPTVLERYPPASAELGASKSWVPWMKKKEAITLNQMTSVKTNGASHPGHPLHIRVTPDHENSTATLEITSPGAEDFFSSTTIIPTLGLQKPRITIVPKPTTVMSKSKACDMTGSLNRAKSPVTITTISKARSPEKTNSSRSGGLQSPVSIITVSTTPVAEACASSEPHEMTSGRTVIKMTPEKQPVPSNVRKYNGNSNIITTEDNKIHIHLGPQFKRPSDGRSSPMVTLRTLGMNSESKEASTGTVLRSPHQTSMGKTTPGKMTSSITITPITSAASRPTQSVPSPDVQSARIATTRIPVSKGLKPTSKAVLGVSAVTRLESRAENQSMKIELRKSTVSAHSTSAAGGKN; this is encoded by the exons ATGCGGTCCAGGAACTGCACCATGGACGGTCCAGACCATAACGGACACATCCAACCAACCAACGGTTTCCtcaagcaggaggaggagaaggaggaggaggaggaggaggagaacacaCCAGGgctgatgaagaggaagatgagagtCCAGAGACAGGAGAAGGACGGGAGGACTGGGACAAAGAAGACACCTCAGAGAGCTGGAGACAGCAGGAGGACGCCAACGCCAAATCTGTCAAAGAAGGAGCTGCTTCACCTGCTGGGAATCATGGAAGGAGAAGTTCAG GCCAGAGAAGACGTCATCGGTCTGCTGAAGTCAGATAGAACCAGACCTGAGACTCTGGAGGCTCACTACGGTTCGGCCGCCCCTATCAAACCTCTGCAGGCGCTGCAGAGAGACGGCGTCCTCGTCcacggcggcggcagcagcagcacggacGACGTGTACGAGAAACCCATGGCCGAG TTGGAGCGTCTGGAGGACAAACAGAAGGAGACGTACAGACGGATgctggagcagctgctgctggcgGAGAAGTTTCACCGCCGCACCATCACCGAGCTGGACAACGAGAAGCGCAAACACGCCGACTTCATGAACAAGAGCGACGACTTCACCGGCCTGTTGGAGCAGGAGCGAGAGAG ACTCAAGAGGCTGCTGGAGCAGGAAAAGGCCTACCAAGCTCGTAGGGACAAGGACCACAGCAGGAGGCTGGAGAAGGTCAGAGCTGAGCTGGTGAAGCTCAAGTCCTTTGCCCTGATGTTGGTGGACGAGCGGCAGCTGCACATCGAGCAGATCGACCAGCAGAGCCAGAAGGTCCAGGAACTCACCCAGAAGCTGCAGGAAAGAGAGCAGCGACTGGCAGCTGTCTCTGACGCTGCCAAGGAGGACGGCCAGAAGGTCCTCAAGCTGGAGACCGAGCTGGAGCACAGGGCAGCCAAGTTTGCTCAGGAGCACGAAGAGATGAGCACAAAGCTGGCCTACCAGGAGTCACATAGCCGACAGCTGAGGCTGAAGCTGGCAGGACTTTCAAACAAGATCGaagagctggaggagaacaaCAGAGTGCTGCAGAAATCGGACGAGGACCTGCAGGAGCTGAGGGAGAAGATCAGCAAAGGGGAGTGTGGCAACTCATCTCTCATGGCGGAGCTGGAGAAACTGAGGAAGAGGGTGCTGGAAATGGAGGGCAAGGATGAGGAGATCACCAAAACTGAGACTCAGTGCAGAGAGCTGAGAAAGAAGCTGCAGGATGAGGAGAACCACAGCAGAGAGCTGAGGCTGGAGGTGGACAAGCTGCAGAAGAGGATGGTTGAACTGGAGAAACTGGAGGAGGCATTCAGCAGGAGCAAAGGCGAGTGCTCTCAGCTTCACACCaacctggagagagagaaacgtgTTGTGAAGGATCTGGCCGGAGAGCTGGAGAAAGTGAAAACCCGACTGAAAGAACTGGAATCATCGGAGTCACAGTTTGAAAGGACAGAAATGGTCCTCAAAGACGATCTTGTGAAGTTGAAATCCTTCACTGTCATACTGGTCGATGAGAGGAAAAACATGGCAGAGAGACTCAAACAGGAAGAGCAGAAAAGTGACGATAcgaataaaatgttgaaaacagAGCAAGGcaaggtcacagaggtcactgAGAAGCTGATTGACGAGAGCAAAAAACTTCTCAAATTCAAGTCAGAAATGGAAGTGAAAATATCAGCTCTgaccaaagagaaggaggagttGAAAACTAAACTTGCAAGTGAAGAGGAGAAGTGTACAGCTCTAAATAGCAAGCTAAGTGGTATGAAAATAAGAATGGACGGACTGGAGGAGTCGGGGGGGGAACTGCAGAGGAAGTGGGCCAACAAGAATCTGGATGAAGACAACAAAGTAAAAGAGCTAACACTGGAAATCGAAAGACTTAAGAGCAGGCTCAAACagctggaggtggtggagggagATTTGATGAAAACAGAGGATGAGTACGATTTACTGGAGAAGAAATTCCGAACAGAGCaggacaaagcaaacacactctCTAAGCTGCTGGAAGAAATGAAAAGTCAGATTGCCAGAAACAAAGCAATAGAGAAAGGCGAGGTTCAGAGTCCTGAGGCCGAACTGAGACTTCGCTACAAGATGGAGGAGACTAAAACCAGAGAGCTGCGGGCAGATGTTCTGGCCCTGAAGGAGAAGATTCATGAGCTGATGAACAAGGAGGACCAGCTCTCCCAGCTGCAGGTGGACTACTCTGTGCTCCAGCAGAGATtcatggaagaggaggagaagaggaagagcatGACCCTGGAAGTGGCCTGCCTTACCAAGGAGCTGGAAGCCACCAAGTGCTACAGCCGTGCATTGCGGCCTAGCATGAACGGTAGGAGGATGGTTGATGTCCAGGTTACTTCTACAGCGGTTCAGACTGATGCTATAGCTGGTGACTTTTCTGAGGATGAGACGACAGCAGGCTTTATCAGAAAATCAGTACTTGAGGAAAACCACTTGATGAGTAACCTCCGACAACGGGGTCTGAAGAAGCCAACCGTCCTTGAACGATACCCTCCAGCATCTGCAGAACTTGGGGCAAGTAAATCATGGGTTCCTtggatgaaaaagaaagaggccATCACCCTCAATCAGATGACATCGGTAAAGACCAACGGGGCATCACACCCAGGCCATCCACTACACATCCGAGTGACCCCAGATCATGAAAACAGCACTGCCACTTTGGAAATCACCAGCCCTGGAGCTGAAGATTTCTTCTCAAGCACCACCATCATCCCAACTCTCGGTCTCCAGAAACCTCGCATTACAATCGTCCCTAAGCCCACAACTGTGATGTCAAAGAGCAAAGCCTGCGACATGACGGGAAGTCTTAATCGAGCAAAATCTCCTGTCACAATAACTACCATCTCCAAGGCCCGGAGTCCGGAgaagacaaacagcagcagatctGGAGGCCTTCAATCTCCGGTATCCATCATCACAGTCAGCACCACACCTGTGGCAGAAGCGTGCGCATCATCCGAGCCTCACGAAATGACTTCAGGCCGAACTGTGATCAAAATGACCCCAGAGAAGCAACCTGTGCCTTCAAATGTCCGGAAATACAatggcaacagcaacatcatcACAACAGAGGACAATAAGATCCACATCCACCTGGGTCCGCAGTTTAAAAGACCTTCTGATGGACGCAGCAGTCCCATGGTGACGCTCAGAACTCTTGGTATGAACTCAGAAAGCAAAGAAGCCTCCACAGGGACGGTTTTGCGCTCCCCACACCAGACCTCGATGGGAAAGACAACTCCAGGCAAAATGACGAGCAGCATAACGATCACACCCATCACCTCTGCAGCCTCCAGGCCGACACAGTCAGTG cCCAGTCCGGATGTGCAGTCGGCTCGGATCGCGACCACACGGATCCCTGTATCAAAAGGTTTGAAACCCACCAGCAAGGCAGTTCTGGGCGTGTCGGCGGTGACGAGGTTAGAGTCGCGGGCCGAGAACCAGTCGATGAAAATCGAGCTGAGGAAGTCGACGGTGTCCGCACACTCTACCTCTGCGGCGGGAGGCAAGAACTGA
- the LOC131443281 gene encoding cell cycle control protein 50A-like has protein sequence MMASSYNAKDEDGHISVSGPGGGALRSKKPENTAFKQQRLPAWQPILTAGTVLPAFFIIGLIFIPIGIGLYVTSNNIKEFEIDYTGVDMSSPCFNCSQNFSWNSTRPCTCTIPFYLEQSYENNVFMYYGLSNFYQNHRRYVKSRDDSQLNGDVNSLQLPSKECEPYAYHDNKPIAPCGAIANSMFNDTLELFYHPNGTKVPVPLTATGIAWWADKHVKFRNPGENQNLTAVFQGTSKPVNWRRPVYELDSDPLNNGFINEDFIVWMRTAALPTFRKLYRIINKKDNMVPTLQRGNYTLEVVYNFPVRSFEGRKRMILSTISWMGGKNPFLGIAYITVGSVCFFLGIVLLLIHHKYGNRNNSADISN, from the exons ATGATGGCGTCCAGTTACAACGCTAAAGACGAGGACGGACACATTAGTGTGAGCGGGCCCGGCGGCGGAGCCCTGCGGAGCAAGAAGCCCGAAAACACGGCCTTCAAACAGCAGAGACTCCCGGCGTGGCAGCCCATCCTGACCGCGGGCACCGTGCTGCCCGCCTTCTTCATCATCGGACTCATCTTCATCCCCATCGGCATCGGCCTCTACGTCACCTCCAACAACATCAAGGAGTTTGAG aTTGATTACACAGGCGTGGACATGTCCAGTCCCTGCTTCAACTGCTCACAGAACTTCAGCTGGAACAGCACCAGGCCCTGCACCTGCACAATCCCCTTCTACCTGGAGCAGTCGTACGAG AACAACGTCTTCATGTATTACGGCCTCTCCAACTTCTACCAGAACCACCGTCGCTACGTCAAGTCGAGAGACGACAGCCAGCTGAACGGAGACGTCAACTCGCTCCAG TTACCCAGTAAGGAATGTGAGCCGTACGCTTATCACGACAACAAGCCCATCGCACCGTGTGGCGCCATCGCCAACAGCATGTTCAACG acacactggagcttttttACCACCCCAACGGCACAAAGGTTCCGGTTCCTCTGACGGCGACAGGAATTGCCTGGTGGGCGGACAAACACGTCAAGTTCAGGAACCCGGGAGAAAACCAAAACCTTACGGCAGTTTTCCAAG gaACGTCAAAGCCGGTGAACTGGCGCCGGCCCGTCTACGAGCTGGACTCCGACCCCCTGAACAACGGCTTCATCAATGAGGACTTCATCGTGTGGATGCGCACCGCGGCTCTGCCCACCTTCCGCAAACTCTACCGCATCATCAACAAGAAGGACAACATGGTGCCGACCCTGCAGCGAGGAAACTACACGCTGGAGGTCGTCTACA ATTTCCCCGTCCGCAGCTTCGAGGGCAGGAAGCGGATGATCTTGAGCACCATCTCCTGGATGGGAGGGAAGAACCCGTTCCTGGGCATCGCCTACATCACCGTGGGCTCTGTCTGCTTCTTCCTGGGCATCGTCCTGCTCCTCATCCACCACAAGTACGGCAACCGCAACAACAGCGCCGACATCTCCAactga
- the nkx2.2b gene encoding NK2 homeobox 2b: protein MSFGTNTKTGFSVRDLLDLPDPASRCGAGSGTEETEEEDTEAPGAETPQQTLGFTGGLSRWSRGNINFSLHGLPLKSRSEPKSLADAERDCAGAETQKSRGRKRRVLFSKAQTFELERRFRQQRYLSAPEREHLAGLIRLTPNQVKIWFQNHRYKMKRARTERSLEALQLLPPPRRVAIPLLMRDMKTCERITAQDLEAAAQLRSGLSLNLCAYAPLLHAAYGPEQPGLQQPQHPGLQPQLQAHMWSWSW from the exons ATGTCTTttggcacaaacacaaaaacggGATTTTCAGTTCGGGACCTCCTGGACCTGCCTGACCCGGCGAGCCGCTGCGGTGCCGGGTCAGGGACCgaggagacggaggaggaggacaccGAGGCTCCAGGCGCGGAGACACCGCAGCAGACACTGGGATTTACCGGCGGCCTCAGCAGGTGGAGCCGCGGGAACATCAACTTCTCCT TACACGGTCTCCCCTTAAAGTCCCGGTCCGAGCCTAAATCCCTCGCGGACGCAGAGCGGGACTGCGCAGGCGCAGAGACGCAGAAGAGCCGCGGCCGGAAGCGGCGCGTTCTGTTCTCCAAAGCGCAGACCTTCGAGCTGGAACGTCGCTTCCGGCAGCAGCGCTACCTGTCCGCGCCGGAGCGGGAGCACCTGGCGGGTCTGATCCGCCTCACCCCGAACCAGGTAAAGATCTGGTTCCAGAACCACCGCTACAAGATGAAGCGCGCGCGGACAGAGCGCAGCCTGGAGGCGCTgcagctgctgccgccgccgcgcCGCGTCGCCATCCCGCTGCTGATGCGGGACATGAAGACCTGCGAGCGGATTACAGCGCAGGACCTGGAGGCGGCGGCGCAGCTGAGGAGCGGCCTGAGCCTGAACCTGTGCGCCTACGCGCCTCTGCTACACGCCGCCTACGGTCCCGAGCAGCCGGGCCTACAGCAGCCGCAGCACCCGGGGCTGCAGCCGCAGCTGCAGGCGCACatgtggagctggagctggtgA